A portion of the Pithys albifrons albifrons isolate INPA30051 chromosome 1, PitAlb_v1, whole genome shotgun sequence genome contains these proteins:
- the LPCAT3 gene encoding lysophospholipid acyltransferase 5, translated as MAVAAAGWSLARLAEALGSSEQALRLILSILMGYPFALFQRYFLFQKEAYLIHLYNVFTGLSIAYFNFGTQFFHSLICVLIQFLILRLMGRTITAVFTTFFFQMTYLMAGYYFTATEHYDIKWTMPHCVLTLKLIGLAIDYYDGGKDPEFLTPEQRRFAVRGVPTLLEVSGFSYFYGAFMVGPQFSMTDYQKLAKGEMTDVPGQRPNSFVPALKRLSLGLVFLVTYTLSSLYVFDEYLISNDYMEKPFWFRCGYILIWGKIILYKYVTCWLVTEGVCILVGLGYNGKDQNGKPLWNACANMKVWLYETTPLFTGTIASFNINTNAWVARYIFKRLKFLGNKLLSQALALFFLAIWHGLHSGYLVCFQMELLIVIVERQVINLVRDSPALSTLASITLLRPIFYVLQQTNHWMFMGYSLVPFCLFTWDKWMKVYRSIYFFGHVLFFTLLLVLPYIRRLIVPRKEKLKRAE; from the exons ATGGCGGTGGCGGCGGCCGGCTGGAGCCTGGCGCGGCTGGCCGAGGCGCTGGGCTCGTCGGAGCAGGCGCTGCGCCTCATCCTGTCCATCCTCATGG gATATCCTTTTGCCTTGTTCCAGCGCTATTTCCTCTTCCAGAAGGAGGCCTACCTCATTCATCTCTACAATGTGTTCACAGGACTCTCAATTGCTTACTTCAATTTTG GGACACAGTTTTTTCATTCCCTGATATGTGTCCTAATCCAGTTCCTCATACTGAGACTAATGGGTCGCACAATCACTGCCGTCTTCACCACGTTCTTCTTTCAGATG ACATACCTTATGGCTGGATATTACTTCACAGCCACAGAGCATTATGACATCAAGTGGACAATGCCACATTGTGTCTTGACACTTAAGTTAATTG GTCTGGCCATCGATTACTATGATGGAGGAAAAGATCCG GAGTTCCTGACCCCTGAACAGCGGCGATTTGCTGTCCGGGGAGTTCCTACCTTGCTGGAGGTCTCAGGATTCTCCTATTTCTATGGTGCCTTCATGGTTGGGCCTCAGTTCTCCATGACAGACTATCAGAAACTGGCAAAGGGTGAGATGACTGACGTCCCAGGCCAGAGACCCAATAG ttttgtGCCTGCTCTCAAACGCCTGAGTTTGGGTCTCGTGTTTCTAGTAACCTACACCTTGTCAAGCCTGTACGTCTTTGATGAATATCTCATCTCAAATGACTATATG GAGAAGCCTTTCTGGTTCCGTTGTGGTTACATATTGATCTGGGGCAAAATTATACTCTACAAATACGTAACTTGCTGGCTTGTCACG GAAGGTGTTTGCATCCTTGTTGGTCTGGGTTACAATGGGAAGGACCAGAATGGAAAGCCTTTGTGGAATGCCTGTGCCAACATGAAGGTCTGGCTGTATGAGACAACACCTTTGTTCACAGGGACCATTGCTTCTTTCAACATCAACACCAACGCTTGGGTAGCCCG GTACATCTTCAAGCGTCTGAAGTTCCTGGGTAACAAACTGCTGTCACAGGCACTGGCCCTGTTCTTCCTGGCCATTTGGCACGGGCTGCACTCTGGATACCTGGTGTGCTTTCAAATGGAGTTGCTGATTGTCATCGTTGAAAGACAG GTCATAAACCTTGTTCGGGACAGTCCTGCCCTAAGCACTTTGGCCTCCATCACTCTCTTGCGGCCCATCTTCTACGTGCTGCAGCAGACCAATCACTGGATGTTTATGGGTTACTCTCTGGtgccattttgccttttcacCTGGGACAAATGGATGAAG GTGTACAGgtctatttatttctttggcCACGTGTTGTTCTTCACCTTACTGTTGGTGTTGCCTTACATTCGCAGATTAATTGTGCCAcgaaaagaaaagctaaaaagaGCAGAATAA
- the EMG1 gene encoding ribosomal RNA small subunit methyltransferase NEP1: MAAPRRPRGHAERDEEDEGLPMEPKRLRGQRRLLVVLEGASLETVKVGKTFELLNCDKHKALLLRTGRDPGEVRPDITHQSLLMLMDSPLNRAGLLQVYIHTQKNVLIEVNPQTRIPRTFDRFCGLMVQLLHKLSVRAADGPQKLLKVIKNPVSDHLPVGCMKIGTSFAASNVSNPRDLVPAAEPVVIVVGAFAHGSVNVDYTEKMVSISNYPLSAALTCAKITTAFEEVWGVI, encoded by the exons ATGGCGGCGCCCAGGCGGCCACGTGGGCACGCGGAGCGGGATGAGGAGGATGAAGGTCTCCCGATGGAGCCGAAGCGGCTCCGCGGTCAGCGACGGCTCTTGGTGGTGCTGGAGGGGGCGAGTCTGGAGACTGTGAAG GTGGGGAAGACGTTCGAGCTGCTCAACTGCGACAAGCACAAGGCGCTGCTGCTGCGGACCGGCCGGGACCCCGGGGAGGTGCGGCCCgacatcacccaccag AGTCTCCTGATGCTCATGGACAGCCCCCTGAATCGGGCAGGTCTCCTGCAGGTTTATATCCATACGCAGAAGAACGTTCTAATTGAAGTCAATCCCCAAACCAGAATCCCAAGAACTTTTGATCGGTTCTGTGGTCTTATGG TTCAGCTGCTGCATAAGCTCAGTGTTCGAGCAGCTGATGGACCCCAGAAGCTGCTGAAG gTGATTAAAAACCCAGTCAGTGACCATCTCCCTGTGGGCTGTATGAAGATTGGTACCTCTTTTGCAGCGTCAAACGTGTCAAATCCGCGTGACCTggttcctgcagcagagccagttGTCATTGTAGTGGGAGCTTTTGCCCATGGTTCG gtcaATGTTGACTATACAGAAAAGATGGTCTCCATCAGCAACTatcccctctctgctgccctgACATGTGCTAAAATTACTACTGCCTTTGAGGAAGTCTGGGGAGTAATATGa
- the PHB2 gene encoding prohibitin-2 isoform X1 encodes MAQNLKDLAGRLPTGPRGVGTALKLLLGAGALAYGVRESVFIVEGGQRAIFFNRIGGVQQDTILAEGLHFRIPWFQYPIIYDIRARPRKISSPTGSKDLQMVNISLRVLTRPNAAELPSMYQRLGLDYEERVLPSIVNEVLKSVVAKFNASQLITQRAQVSLLIRRELTERAKDFSLILDDVAITELSFSREYTAAVEAKQVAQQEAQRAQFLVEKAKQEQKQKIVQAEGEATAAKMLGEALSRNPGYIKLRKIRAAQNISKTIAASQNRVYLTADNLVLNLQDEGFTRGSDSGPEQEP; translated from the exons ATGGCGCAGAACCTGAAGGACCTGGCGGGGCGGCTGCCGACCGGGCCCCGCGGCGTCGGCACCGCGCTCAAGCTGCTGCTGGGCGCCGGCGCGCTGGCCTACGGCGTGCGCGAGTCCGTGTTCATCG TGGAGGGCGGCCAGCGCGCCATCTTCTTCAACCGCATCGGCGGCGTGCAGCAGGACACCATCCTGGCCGAGGGGCTGCACTTCAG GATCCCCTGGTTCCAGTATCCCATCATCTACGACATCCGAGCGCGCCCGCGGAAAATCTCCTCCCCCACCGGCTCCAAAg ACCTGCAGATGGTGAACATCTCCCTGCGTGTGCTGACACGCCCCAACGCTGCCGAGCTGCCCAGCATGTACCAGCGCCTGGGGCTCGACTACGAGGAGAGGGTCCTGCCCTCCATTGTCAACGAGGTGCTCAAGAGCGTGGTGGCGAAGTTCAACGCCTCCCAACTCATCACACAGAGAGCCCAG gtgtccctgctcattaGGCGAGAACTGACAGAGAGAGCCAAGGATTTCAGCCTCATCCTGGACGATGTGGCTATCACAGAACTCAGTTTCAGTCGTGAATACACAGCAGCTGTGGAGGCTAAGCAAGTGG CCCAGCAGGAGGCACAGCGTGCCCAGTTCCTGGTGGAAAAGGCCaagcaggagcagaagcagaagaTTGTTCAGGCCGAGGGAGAAGCGACAGCTGCCAAGATG CTTGGGGAAGCTCTCAGCAGGAATCCAGGCTACATCAAGCTACGTAAGATTCGAGCTGCTCAAAACATCTCAAAAACG ATTGCTGCCTCACAGAACCGCGTCTATCTCACAGCAGATAACTTGGTACTGAACCTGCAGGATGAGGGCTTCACCAG
- the PHB2 gene encoding prohibitin-2 isoform X2 has translation MAQNLKDLAGRLPTGPRGVGTALKLLLGAGALAYGVRESVFIVEGGQRAIFFNRIGGVQQDTILAEGLHFRIPWFQYPIIYDIRARPRKISSPTGSKDLQMVNISLRVLTRPNAAELPSMYQRLGLDYEERVLPSIVNEVLKSVVAKFNASQLITQRAQVSLLIRRELTERAKDFSLILDDVAITELSFSREYTAAVEAKQVAQQEAQRAQFLVEKAKQEQKQKIVQAEGEATAAKMLGEALSRNPGYIKLRKIRAAQNISKTIAASQNRVYLTADNLVLNLQDEGFTRGR, from the exons ATGGCGCAGAACCTGAAGGACCTGGCGGGGCGGCTGCCGACCGGGCCCCGCGGCGTCGGCACCGCGCTCAAGCTGCTGCTGGGCGCCGGCGCGCTGGCCTACGGCGTGCGCGAGTCCGTGTTCATCG TGGAGGGCGGCCAGCGCGCCATCTTCTTCAACCGCATCGGCGGCGTGCAGCAGGACACCATCCTGGCCGAGGGGCTGCACTTCAG GATCCCCTGGTTCCAGTATCCCATCATCTACGACATCCGAGCGCGCCCGCGGAAAATCTCCTCCCCCACCGGCTCCAAAg ACCTGCAGATGGTGAACATCTCCCTGCGTGTGCTGACACGCCCCAACGCTGCCGAGCTGCCCAGCATGTACCAGCGCCTGGGGCTCGACTACGAGGAGAGGGTCCTGCCCTCCATTGTCAACGAGGTGCTCAAGAGCGTGGTGGCGAAGTTCAACGCCTCCCAACTCATCACACAGAGAGCCCAG gtgtccctgctcattaGGCGAGAACTGACAGAGAGAGCCAAGGATTTCAGCCTCATCCTGGACGATGTGGCTATCACAGAACTCAGTTTCAGTCGTGAATACACAGCAGCTGTGGAGGCTAAGCAAGTGG CCCAGCAGGAGGCACAGCGTGCCCAGTTCCTGGTGGAAAAGGCCaagcaggagcagaagcagaagaTTGTTCAGGCCGAGGGAGAAGCGACAGCTGCCAAGATG CTTGGGGAAGCTCTCAGCAGGAATCCAGGCTACATCAAGCTACGTAAGATTCGAGCTGCTCAAAACATCTCAAAAACG ATTGCTGCCTCACAGAACCGCGTCTATCTCACAGCAGATAACTTGGTACTGAACCTGCAGGATGAGGGCTTCACCAG AGGAAGGTAA